The following is a genomic window from Lactococcus carnosus.
TATGTGCTGATTATTGATGGGTACTCTCGATTTTCTGCAGAAGAATTAACCTTAATTGATGTGTTATCTAATCAAGTTTCAGATATTACACTAGGCATATACGCCTCAAAAAAATCACTATCAGCTACCTTTATTGAAGGCAATATCTATCAACAATCAGTTGAGTTAATTAGGACATTATCGCAAAATTACGAGGTAACTTTAGTTGATAAGACTGTCAATAAAGATGACACCATCTTTACTGATATATCAGATCTCATGGAGAAAGAGTCGGATTTTTCGATCACCGATGAAGATAACTTAACACCTAGCGATGCTATCGAAATTTGGCAGGTTGTGAATCATAAAGAAGAAATCGAGCATGTTGCCAAGCAAATCAGACAACTTTTATATAAAGGCGTCAACTATAAAGACATCTTAGTTTTACTAGGAGATGTCAATACGGATGCTATTTTGCTACCTGAAATTTTCAAGACATATGAGATTCCATTTTTCTATGCACAAGAAAAATCGATGAAAGATCATCCCTTGATTGTCTTGGTAGAATCCTTACTAAAAATTAAAAAAAGTCGCTATCAACTACATGACATTTTAAATTTGTTGAAAACAGGACTTTATACGGCTGATCATCTAGCGTTACAAGATGTTTACAAGTTTGAATATTATAGTTTACAACGAAATTTAAGAGGTAAAGCGAAATTCAATCAAGTGTTTGAAGACCATGCACCAGAAAAAATCAGACGCTTACTTGTGGGAGAGCATTCTCCTTTGCAAGTATTTTTGGAAACTAAAAAAACAAAAGGGACAATGTGGGTTAAAAAGTTTCAAGCATTTCTTGAAACAGGATTAGTCAAAGTAAGTCTTGAGCAACTTTATTTTGCATCTGAGGCTGCAGCTAACTTTGAAAAATCTTCCGAGCATTTAGAAGTTTGGAAGCTACTGATGACAGTTTTGGAAGAATTTACAGCTGTCTTTGGTATGACAACTTTATCTATACAAGAATTCTTAGATATTATTGAGTCTGGTATTAAAAATGCTAGCTACAGATTAGTGCCAGCTAATGTGGACGTGGTTCAAGTTAAATCTTATGAGCTAGTAGAGCCTCACACAGCTGACTATGTATTTGCTATTGGTTTGACAGCGTCAAATTTTCCTAAGCAAAAACAAAATTTAAGTTTATTGTCAGATGAAGAACGTGCGGCCATCAATCGTAATTTAAGAGAGACTGATCGTATCCAGTACGTGGATGAGCCAGCATTTATTAATGGTAAAAAGAATTGTTTCACAGCAGTGCAGCTGTTCAACACAGCAAATAAAAAATTAGTCCTATCAACGCCGCAGATTTATACAAATGAGCAAAGTGAGATGTCGTCTTATCTGAGCTTTTTAGTGAATCGTGGTCTAAAACCAACGATCAAGACTGGTGTAAACCTTGTTGACACCCTCGAACATATCGGTAATTATAATGGGCTATTAGCAAACTTTGGTGAAATTCAGCGGCAATTAGTCACAACATCGGATACTGACTTTAAACAGCAATCAAGCTCATTTTGGGTCAGTTTATTCAGAGTCATGACAAAAAAATCTGACTACCAGTTCCTACTATCAGCTGCTAAAACAGATCAGTTATCAGCAAGGCAAATTCAGCCACCCGTTATATCTGCTTTATATCCGTCAGATTTGAACGCCTCAGTTTCTAGCTTTGAAAACTTTTATAACTGTGAGTATCAATACTTTTTAAGTCAAACACTTCATATTAGAGAGTTTGAAACGATAGATTTAGATTCGAGATTATCAGGCTCCTATTTTCATGAAGTATTTGAAAAGGTCATGAGAACTAGTGCACAAGATGGACAATCATTTGACCAGATTCTAGTAAAAAGTTTACAAGAGGTTGATGAAAAATATCAGGTCTATTTTAAACGAGATGCGCTCAGTCAGTTTACGCAGTCCAGACTAAAGGAAATCATCTATCAAACAGCAACCATGATCAAGCAAACTTTAGGTAATTCTGGTATCCAGTCATTGGCATTCGAACAAGCATTTGGTTTTGAACAGTCTACGCTAAAAACCTATCAAGTTGCCTTACAAGAGAATAAAAAGTTACAGCTACGCGGCTTAATTGATAGAGTAGATAATTTGTTTAATACCTTAGGTGCTGTTGACTATAAGTCAGGAGATAAAAAATTTGATTTACAAGATGCTTATGATGGGACAAGTTTACAGTTTTTAACTTATTTAGATATTTTACGTCAAAATGCGACCCAATTTGGTACTACGGCTGATATTTGGGGAGCATTATATTTACATCTTCAAAATCCAACGATACCCCTTAAATCAATTAAGGCTATTTCTGATATCCCTAATGAACTAAAGAAACTGATGAAGTATACTGGTTTCTTCAATGCTGAACTAGCAAGTGACTTAAAAGATAATTTCGATGATCTTTTTAACTTAGGCCAATTTACAAAAGAAAATCAGCCTTTCAAGAATAATAACAATTTCTTTTCTGAACCAGAAATATCGGCTATGATTAGTCAAAATGAAACACTTTATCAAGTGGCGGGTAAAAAGATTTTATCAGGAAAAG
Proteins encoded in this region:
- the rexB gene encoding ATP-dependent nuclease subunit B, encoding MKIIHTNIYGQLTDFLIDEARDYIEAGKKIFYIVPSSLSFEKEKEILTRFNHGQDGALFDLTVTRLKQLPWYFDKNQETDKTNLSTVGLAMLMRRTLSLLSDEAIPTYRFIKEKQGFIDQLVELYHELNTANLTSDALLLATNNQKNQELKIILDEFDYQLGHFSNEDKLQQFIDLLVNDKVTANLQDYVLIIDGYSRFSAEELTLIDVLSNQVSDITLGIYASKKSLSATFIEGNIYQQSVELIRTLSQNYEVTLVDKTVNKDDTIFTDISDLMEKESDFSITDEDNLTPSDAIEIWQVVNHKEEIEHVAKQIRQLLYKGVNYKDILVLLGDVNTDAILLPEIFKTYEIPFFYAQEKSMKDHPLIVLVESLLKIKKSRYQLHDILNLLKTGLYTADHLALQDVYKFEYYSLQRNLRGKAKFNQVFEDHAPEKIRRLLVGEHSPLQVFLETKKTKGTMWVKKFQAFLETGLVKVSLEQLYFASEAAANFEKSSEHLEVWKLLMTVLEEFTAVFGMTTLSIQEFLDIIESGIKNASYRLVPANVDVVQVKSYELVEPHTADYVFAIGLTASNFPKQKQNLSLLSDEERAAINRNLRETDRIQYVDEPAFINGKKNCFTAVQLFNTANKKLVLSTPQIYTNEQSEMSSYLSFLVNRGLKPTIKTGVNLVDTLEHIGNYNGLLANFGEIQRQLVTTSDTDFKQQSSSFWVSLFRVMTKKSDYQFLLSAAKTDQLSARQIQPPVISALYPSDLNASVSSFENFYNCEYQYFLSQTLHIREFETIDLDSRLSGSYFHEVFEKVMRTSAQDGQSFDQILVKSLQEVDEKYQVYFKRDALSQFTQSRLKEIIYQTATMIKQTLGNSGIQSLAFEQAFGFEQSTLKTYQVALQENKKLQLRGLIDRVDNLFNTLGAVDYKSGDKKFDLQDAYDGTSLQFLTYLDILRQNATQFGTTADIWGALYLHLQNPTIPLKSIKAISDIPNELKKLMKYTGFFNAELASDLKDNFDDLFNLGQFTKENQPFKNNNNFFSEPEISAMISQNETLYQVAGKKILSGKVDINPVVVNHHAKGCQFCQFKSICGFEPDLHLSSGRKIHQKSKEEIREALLKGESINGSSD